The following coding sequences lie in one Pectobacterium sp. A5351 genomic window:
- the ubiG gene encoding bifunctional 2-polyprenyl-6-hydroxyphenol methylase/3-demethylubiquinol 3-O-methyltransferase UbiG, whose product MNVENQTPNVDHQEIAKFEAIASRWWDLEGEFKPLHRINPLRLGYISQRADGLFGKKVLDVGCGGGILAESMAREGADVTGLDMGAEPLQVARLHALESGVTLNYVQETVEAHAHAHPGLYDVVTCMEMLEHVPDPQSVVQACAKLVKPGGHVFFSTINRNAKAWLMAVIGAEYVLKMVPRGTHDIKKFIRPAELMHWVDSTPLREKHITGLHYNPLTDRFKLGPNVDVNYMLHTRHDK is encoded by the coding sequence ATGAATGTAGAAAATCAAACTCCGAACGTTGACCATCAGGAGATTGCCAAATTTGAGGCTATCGCTTCACGCTGGTGGGATTTAGAAGGCGAGTTCAAACCGTTACACCGCATTAACCCACTGCGTCTGGGCTATATTTCGCAGCGTGCGGACGGTCTGTTCGGCAAAAAAGTGCTGGACGTCGGCTGCGGCGGCGGCATTTTAGCCGAGAGCATGGCGCGTGAAGGCGCAGACGTCACCGGGCTTGATATGGGCGCAGAACCGCTACAGGTCGCACGTTTGCATGCGCTGGAGAGCGGTGTCACCCTCAACTACGTCCAGGAAACGGTAGAAGCCCATGCCCATGCTCATCCGGGCCTCTACGATGTTGTCACCTGTATGGAAATGCTGGAGCACGTTCCCGACCCGCAATCCGTGGTGCAGGCCTGCGCCAAGTTGGTCAAACCCGGCGGACATGTCTTCTTCTCCACCATCAACCGCAATGCGAAAGCGTGGCTAATGGCCGTTATCGGCGCTGAGTATGTGCTAAAAATGGTGCCGCGCGGCACGCATGACATTAAGAAATTCATCCGCCCGGCTGAGCTGATGCACTGGGTTGACAGTACGCCGCTGCGTGAAAAACACATCACCGGGCTACACTACAATCCGCTGACAGACCGCTTTAAACTGGGTCCAAACGTGGACGTGAACTACATGCTGCACACGCGCCACGATAAATAG